The genomic DNA ACTGGCTCAGTATACAGTTGATGGACCTGACTATCTGTAATAATGGCAATCTTCTGTGGTTGCCAGAGGCCGGCTACCCATTGCCCAGCCTTGGTCAAGTTTCCTTTTTCAATAACCAAATCATAGGGGTGATGTGGTAAATTGACGCGTATGTGCACAGAATCACCTACTTTCTTTTTTGAATGATGCTTATTTGGTGTATTTTTCTTCTAGGGCAGCCCAGATATCATCGGTCGGCATCTTTTCCCCTGTCCAGGATTCAAAGGCTTCAGCAGCTTGGAAAAGCAGCATACCTAGACCATTGATGGCTGGCAATCCCTTACTTCTGACCAAGCGAAGGAAAGGTGTTTCAAAAGGTTGGTAAATAACATCGGCCACCTGAATCCCTGCTGGGAACTGGGTATCCTCTTTGAGCAACATGGATGTGCCATCCATACCGACACTGGTCGCGTTGACCAAGAGGTCCGATTCCAAAATCTTGTCCTGGACTAAATCCAGATTTTCAATAGGGAAAACCTGAATGGTGACGCCAGTTGCTTTTGAAATTTTATCAGCTTTTTGAACAGTTTCTGCTAAGAAATCCGTCTGGTTGAAGACATAGATGGTTTTTGCGCCATTGAGGGCAGCCTGTGCGATAATGGCAGTTCCAGCACCGCCTGCTCCCAAGATGGTCATGACTTTATCCTTGACCTCGAAATCCGCA from Streptococcus oriscaviae includes the following:
- a CDS encoding shikimate dehydrogenase, producing MQIDGHTRLAAVVARPIKHSISPFIHNAAFDKTGVNGVYVAWDIPEEELAATVANVKRYDMFGINISMPYKQAIMQYVDELTDSADLIGAVNTVINKDGKLIGHNTDGIGFFRSLATYADFEVKDKVMTILGAGGAGTAIIAQAALNGAKTIYVFNQTDFLAETVQKADKISKATGVTIQVFPIENLDLVQDKILESDLLVNATSVGMDGTSMLLKEDTQFPAGIQVADVIYQPFETPFLRLVRSKGLPAINGLGMLLFQAAEAFESWTGEKMPTDDIWAALEEKYTK